The Aquidulcibacter paucihalophilus genome has a window encoding:
- the msrB gene encoding peptide-methionine (R)-S-oxide reductase MsrB has product MTDPDTAPALRSQSGYDLTPPSDSQRVALEADLSAEEKRVLLAHGTEAPFCGTLLGEKRAGVFCCRECGLPLFRTGTKFESGTGWPSFTEPVDPAHVRAITDRSYGMTRTETRCARCDSHQGHVFPDGPGPGGLRYCINSVALSFVPLGGTLPDPLGRGDGTA; this is encoded by the coding sequence ATGACCGATCCAGACACCGCCCCGGCCCTGCGTTCCCAGTCCGGCTATGACCTGACGCCGCCGAGCGACAGCCAGCGCGTCGCGCTGGAGGCCGACCTGTCCGCCGAGGAGAAGCGCGTGCTGCTCGCGCACGGTACCGAGGCCCCGTTCTGCGGGACCTTGCTGGGCGAGAAGCGGGCAGGGGTGTTCTGCTGCCGGGAATGCGGTCTGCCGCTGTTCCGGACCGGGACCAAGTTCGAGAGCGGCACCGGCTGGCCCAGTTTCACCGAGCCGGTCGATCCGGCCCACGTCCGGGCCATCACCGACCGGTCGTACGGCATGACCCGCACCGAGACCCGCTGCGCCCGCTGCGACAGCCATCAGGGGCATGTGTTCCCGGACGGACCCGGACCGGGCGGCCTGCGCTACTGCATCAACTCCGTGGCGCTCAGCTTCGTCCCCCTGGGCGGCACCCTGCCCGACCCCCTCGGCCGCGGCGACGGAACGGCCTGA